GGTCGCCATCGTCGTGCCGCGCGCGGGCGCGGCGCTGGATCCCGCGGCGATCCAGAACGAGCTCAAGGGCCGTATCGCCAACTTCAAGGTGCCCAAGCGCGTGCACGTGACGGAACAGCTGCCGCGCAACACCATGGGGAAGGTGCAGAAGAACGTCCTGCGCGATACGTTCGGCCAGTTGTAGATTACGTAATCAGGTAATCACGTAATCAAGTAATCACGTAATCACGTAAGCCACGCAGGCCGCGGCCCGATCATCGACAGACCAGCCTGGAGGACACACCCCCATCCCACCACGATACCCGTAGCGACGCGCGTAAGGATTCATAAACAGCGGCGCCCCACATGGCGCGCCGCATCGATCGATGGGCACTAACCCATCCTACGCAGCACCCGGAGGAGAACAACATGGCTTACCGTACCAGGTTCGCGGCGCTGGGCGCCGCTTTGCTCGCACTCACCCTGGCAAACCCGGCATCGGCCGATTGGCCGGAACGTCCCGTCACCATCATCGTCCCGTTTCCCGCGGGCGGCGGCACCGACACGTTCGCCCGGCCCCTGGCGGAACAGCTGCGCGCGCAGCTGGGCCAGACGGTCGTCATCGACAACAAGGGCGGGGCGGGGGGCACCGTGGGCGCCGCCGTCGCGGCCAAGGCGCGTCCCGATGGCTATACCTTCTTCATGGGCGGCGCGCACCACGCGGTGGCGCCGGCGCTGTACAAGCAGCTCAGCTACGACATCCAGAAGGATTTCATCCCCGTGGCCCTGCTGGCGCAGCCGCCCCAGGTGGTCGTCATCAATGCATCCAAGCTGCCCGTCAAGACCTTGCAGGCCTTCATCGCCTACGCCAAGGAGCGGCCCGGCCAGATCAACTACGGCACGGCCGGCAAGGGCAGTACCCACCACCTGGCGGGCGAGCTGTTCGCGATGCAGACCGGGATCAAGCTGGTCGACGTGCCTTACCAGGGCGCCGGGCCCATGCTGTCGGCGCTGATCGGGGGGCAAGTGGAAATGGCGTTCGACGGCCTGGGATCGTCGTCGGGGCACATCCGCGCGGGCAGCATCAAGCCGCTGGCGGTGGCGGCGGCGCAGCGTTCGCCGTTTTTTCCCGATATCCCGACCGCGGCCGAGTCCGGCGTCATGAATTACGAGGTGTCCACCTGGTACGCGCTATGGGCGCCGGCCGGTACGCCGCGCCCGGCCGTCGACCGCATGATCCGCGAGGTCACCATCGCCTTGAACACGCCCAAGCTGAAAGAACAGTGGGCGTCCAACGGATCGGCGACGCCGGACCTGACGGGGCCGGAATTCGGCAAATTCGTCGATGCCGAAGTGGCGCGCTGGGGCAAGGTGGTGAAGGACTCCGGAGTTACGCTGGAGTAGATCGCCGCTGCTGGCGGGCGGCGCCCGCCGCCGGCGCCAGGGGCCGGCGGGCGTCGGGCCGAAGGCCTCAGGCCATCGGCGCACGGCCCGTCGGCCGTGCGCCGATCAGCCCTTCAGCGCCATGCACTGGCCTCGTCCAGGCTGCGCATGATCTCCGGCGGCAGCGTCAGATAGGCGGCCTTGACCAGATCGTCCAGCTGCGCCAGCGACGTCGCGCTGGCGATGGGGGCGGCGATGCCGGGCTGCGCGATGGTCCAGGCCAGCGCCACCTGGGCGGGCGTGGCGCCGGTCGCTTCCGCCGCCTTGTCCAGCGCGTCCAGGATACGGATGCCGCGATCGTTCAGATACGTCTCGACGATCTTCTTGCCGCGCACGCTCTTGCCGGCATCGGCCGCCGTGCGGTACTTGCCGGACAGGAAGCCGCTGGCCAGCGCGTAGTAGTTGATCGTGCCCAGCCCCTGCGCCGTCACCACCGCCTGCAGTGCGCTTTCATAGGGTTCGCGCGAATACATGTTGTATTCGGGCTGAATGGATTCATAGCGCGGCAGGCCATTGCGTTCGCTGAACAGCAGGGCCTCGGACAGCCGCACCGCGGTGTAGTTGGAAGCGCCGATGGCGCGTATCTTGCCCTGGTCGCGCAGCTTGCCGTACGCCGCCAGGGTGTCCGTCAGCGGCGTATCGGGATCGTCGCGATGCGATTGGTAGAGATCGATATAGTCCGTCTGCAGCCGTGCCAGCGAGTCTTCCACGGCGCGCGCGATATACGCCGGCGACAGGCCTTTCGCCTTGGGGCCCATTTCCATGCCCACCTTGGTGGCGATGATCACTTTGTCCCGCTTGCCCGACTTGGCCAGCCACTTGCCGATGATGACCTCGGATTCCCCGCCGCGGTTGCCGGGCGCCCAGCGGGAATAGACGTCGGCGGTGTCGATGAAATTCAAGCCGGCGTCGACCATGGCGTCCAGCAGGGAAAAGGCCTCCGCTTCGCCGACGGTCCAGCCGAAGACATTGCCGCCGAACGCCAGCGGCGGGACGGTCAGGCCGGAACGGCCAAGTTGACGTTGTTGCATGGTCAGGTCGCTCTCTCGAAGGTTGTATTGCTTGCCAGACAAATGCCCGGCGAGGCGTCAGAAATTTCTTCTTGTCGATATGGTTCTTTCGGCCAAGTATATCGGCCGAATGGCGGCGCGACGTACTTACCGAAAAGTTCAGGGATTTCCCCCGCGTGGCGGTCCACTACGCCAAGTTAGACTATGCACTTTTAGGGGACGGGCAGTACTCGCAGCCCGCCACGGGCGGCCCGTCCCAGGCGCATTCCAAGGTCGAGGAGCCTGCTTATATGTCTAAGACAAAATCCGCCGCATTCGCGATTGCCGGCGCGTTGGGGCTGGCTGCCGCGCTGCACTCCGGCGGAGCCGCGCTATCCGCCCCCGCCGGGCAGAAGTCGGTGGCCGTCATGGCCATCGTCGAGCATCCCGCGCTGGATGCCGTGCGCGATGGCGTCAAGGACGCGCTCAAGGCGAAAGGCTACGACGCCAGCAAGAACCTGAAATGGCAATACCAGAGCGCGCAAGGCAATACCGGCACCGCTGCGCAGATCGCCCGCAAGTTCGTCGGCGATCGTCCCGATGCCATCGTCGCCATCGCCACGCCGGCGGCGCAGGCCGTGGTGGCGGCCACCAAGGATATCCCGGTCGTCTACGCCGCGGTCACCGATCCCGTGGCGGCACAGCTGGTACCGTCGATGGGGCCCTCTGGCACCAATGTCACCGGCGTTTCCGACGCGCTGGAACTGGACCGGCAGATCGACCTGATCCGCAAGATCGTGCCCAACGCCAAGCGCGTGGGCATCGTCTACAACCCTGGCGAAGCCAATTCCGTGGTCGTCGTCAAGCAGATGCAGGAACTCCTGCCCAAGGCCGGCATGAGCCTGGTCGAAGCCGCCGCGCCGCGCACCGTGGACGTCGCCGCCGCCGCGCGCAGCCTGATCGGCAAGGTGGACGTCATCTACACCAGCACGGACAACAACGTCGTGTCCGCCTACGAGTCGCTGGTCAAGGTGGGCACCGACGCCAAGATCCCGCTGATCGCGGCGGACAACGACAGTGTCAAGCGCGGGGCGATCGCCGCGCAAGGCGTCGATTACTACCAGCTGGGCCAGCAGGTCGGCGACATCGTGGCACGCATCCTGAAGGGTGAAAAACCGGGCGCGATCGCGTCGGCCACGGTCAACAAGGTGCAGCTCACCTTGAATCCGGCCGCTGCCCAGGCCCAGGGCGTCGCCTTGCCGGAAGCCCTGATCAAGTCGGCTGCGACGGTCATCAAGTAAGCCACGGCCGCCAAGATGTCTTTTTTCTCTTTGCTGGGCGCGCTGGAGATCGGTCTGGTCTTCAGCCTGGTGGCCCTGGGCGTCCTGATTTCCTTTCGTCTGCTGCGTTTTCCCGACCTGACGGTCGATGGCAGTTTCCCGCTGGGCGCCGCGGTGGCGGCCACCATGATCTCGGCGGGCTTCAATCCCTTCGCCGCGACCGGGTGCGCCATCATGGCGGGCGCGCTGGCAGGCTGGGTGACCGGCTGGCTGAACATCAAGCTGCGCATCATGGACCTGCTCGCCAGCATCCTGGTCATGATCGCCTTGTACTCGATCAACCTGCGCGTGATGGGCCGGCCGAACGTGCCGCTGATCACCGAACCTACCGTCTACACCATGCTGCAGCCCAAGTGGCTCAGCGACTACATGGCGCGGCCCCTGATCCTGCTGGTGGTGGTGATCGCCTGCAAGCTGCTGCTGGACTGGTTTCTTTCCACCGAGCTGGGGCTGGCGTTGCGGGCGACCGGCGCCAATCCGCGCATGGCGCGCGCCCAGGGCGTCAACACCGGACGGCTCGTCCTGGGTGGCATGGCACTATCCAATGCGCTGGTGGCGCTGGCCGGCGCCCTGTTCGCGCAGGCGCAGGGCGGGGCGGACATCTCCATGGGCCTGGGCACCATCGTGATCGGCCTGGCCGCGGTCATCGTCGGCGAAAGCCTGCTGCCGGCGCGCCGCATCGCGCTGGCGACGCTGGCGGTCATCCTGGGTGCCATCGTCTACCGCTTCTTCGTCACCCTGGCGCTGAACATCGATTTCATCGGCCTGCAGGCCCAGGACCTGAACCTGGTGACCGCGGTGCTGGTGACGATCGCGCTGGTGATCCCGCGCCTGCGTCGGCGCCGGCGTCCGGGACAAGGGGCCTGACATGCTGACCGCCCACGATCTGCACATTACCTTCAATCCCGGCACGCCCATCGAAACCCGCGCGCTGCGCGGCTTGTCCCTGCATATCCCGACCGGCCAGTTCGTCACCGTCATCGGCTCCAACGGCGCCGGCAAGTCGACGTTCCTGAATGCGGTGTCGGGCGACCAGGCGGTGGACAGCGGCCGCATCGAAATCGACGGCAGGGACATGACCCGCCAGCCGTCCTGGGGCCGCGCCGATTACGTCGCCCGCGTGTTCCAGGACCCCATGGCCGGCACCTGCGAGGACCTGACCATAGAGGAAAACATGGCGCTGGCGCAGGCCCGCGGCGCGCGCCGCGGGCTGCGGCACGCCGTCAAGGCCGCCATGCGCGGCGGGTTCCGCGAACGGCTCGCCACCCTGGGGCTGGGCTTGGAAAACCGCCTGGGCGACCGCATCGGGCTGCTGTCGGGCGGCCAGCGCCAGGCCGTCAGCCTGCTGATGGCCGCCCTGCGGCCTTCGCGCCTGCTGCTGCTGGACGAACACACGGCGGCGCTCGATCCGCGCACCGCCGACTTCGTGCTCGGCCTGACCGCGCGCATCGTCGCCGAAAACCGGTTGACCACGCTGATGGTGACGCACAGCATGCGGCAGGCCCTGGAAGTCGGCGATCGCACCGTCATGCTGCACCAGGGCCAGGTGGTGCTCGACGTCTCCGGCGAAGAGCGCAAGGGACTGAGCGTCTCCGACCTGCTCGCCATGTTCGAGCGGGTGCGGGGCGAAAAGCTGGCCGACGACGCCTTGCTGCTGGGCTGACGCCATGGTCCGGTCCAGGCGCGACAAATGTGCATACGGCACGGTGGCGTTGGTGCTGCAGGGCGGCGGGGCGCTGGGTTCCTACCAGGCCGGCGTGTACGAAGGCCTGCACGACGATGGCCTGCGGCCCGATTGGGTGTCGGGGATCTCCATCGGCGCCATTAATGCCGCCATCATCGCCGGTTCGCCCGAAGGCGAGCGCGTGGAGCGCCTGCGCGGCTTCTGGGAAACCATCTGCCGTTCCTACGGTTACGAAAACCTGCCGTGGGGGGCATGGATGAACGGCCGGCTGGCGGCGGCCTCGGCGCTGTTGCATGGCCAACCGGGATTCTTCAAGCCGCGCGTGCCGCCGCCGTTCTTCCAGCAGGGCATCGCCGCCACCAGCTATTACGACACGTCGCCGCTGCTGGAGACGCTGCGCACCTATGTCGATTTCGGCCTGCTGAACAAAGGAACCGTACGCGCCAGCTTCGGCGCGGTGAACGTGCGCACCGGCAATTTTTCCTACTTCGATAGCACGCAGTGCGAGCTGACGCCGCATCATGTCATGGCGTCCGGGGCCTTGCCGCCGGGGTTTCCGCCGGTGGAAATCGACGGCGAATACTACTGGGACGGCGGCCTGGTATCGAACACGCCGCTGTACTACGTGCTGACGGGCAGTCCGATGCGCGACACGCTGGTCTTCCAGGTCGATCTCTGGCCGGCGCGCGGCCCGCTCCCCGCGAACATGGATGAAGTCGAAGAGCGCCGCAAGGACATCCAGTACTCCAGCCGTACGCGCCTGGTCACCGATACCCTGAAATCCAACATCAAGCTGCGCGAAGACCTGCAGCGCGTACTGGCCATGCTGCCGCCTCAGCGGCGCAACGCGCCCGACCTGGCCGAGATCCGCCGCGACGCGCAGATTCCGGCGATCAACGTGATCAACCTGATCTACGACACGAAGAACTACGAGCGCCATTCCAAGGACTACGAATTCGGCGCCGAAGCCATGCGCGATCACTGGGCGTCCGGCCTGGCCGATGTCCGCTCGACGCTGGGGCTGCCTGGCGTGCTGGACCTACCGCCGGAAGGCGAACATTTCGTCACGCACGACGTCCATCGTCCAGACAACGTGTGAGCGTCCGTGCCGAGGATCCGTCCTAATTGGCATCCGCATCGGAAACGCAAGGAAATCAAGGTGGTAGCTTTCGCTGCACCTCGATCATCCTTCGCAATCTTGTGGAATGTCATGGAATCGTGCACCCAGACTGAAGATACGCCGCTTTCCCTGGCCTTGTGGGAGCCGGACGACGATACCCGCAATCGGACCGTCCATCTGCTCGCCCGGCTGGGTTTTCACGTTCATGGCTGCCGTGACGCCGCCGGCCTTTTCCAGTGGCTGGATCTGCGCGATCCGGACCTGGTGCTGGTCGGGGCGAGCGCGCCGGTCAGCCAGGTGGTGGATGCCGTGCTGCCGCGCCTGAGCGCGCATTACGGCGCCGGCATCCTGCTGCAGGCGCCCGACGCAGCCCAGCAGACCCGCCTGAACGCGTTGCAGGCAGGCGCCCACATGTGCCTGGACCGGCGCTACGAGGCGAACGAACTCGCCGCGTTGCTGCGTGCCCAGGCGCGCCGGGCGATGCGCCAGCGGCGGCGATCGGCGGGGACAGCGGGCGCGCCCGCGGCCAGGCCGCCGGTGCATCCCGCGTCAACGCCCGCCGCCCATCCCGCCGTCCGGGCCGCGCCGACCCCGAACGCCGTGGGGCTGGTCGGATCCACCGATATCGCAGGCCTGCTGGGATCGGCGCCGGGCAGCCGTACCGCGGGTTATGCCTTGCGCGGCATGGCCATGCAGGGCGGCGCGGCAGCGGGCGCGCCGGCAGCGGGGATCCCGCGCAACATGCCCGCCCGCGAGCCCTGGCGCGTGCTTTACCAGGGCTGGGTGCTGGTGACGCCCGCCGGCAAGCGCATCCACCTGACGGGCACGGAGCGGGCCTGCTTCATCTGCCTGCTGGACAATCCCAAGCGCGAGCTTTCCCGCGCCGCCATGAGCGAATTCATGACCGCCACCAATCTGCGTTCGGTGAACGTGGCGATCAGCCGCCTGCGCAAGAAGGTCCAGGAAAGCGGCGAAAGGCTGCCCTTGCATACGGTCCATGGCATGGGCTATGTGTTCGTGGGAGAACTGGCTACGCAGGAATAGGTGGGTGTGGGCTGGTGTGGACGGCTGTGGCGGGGTAGGGCCGGGTGTGGTCAGGCGTGGCCGGCCGCGCGGCGCGATAATATTGTCCTGTTCCGTTCCGGCTGCCCTGTATCGATGGGCGGTGCGCCGGAACCCAGACGACACGCGACGCGATGATAGACCTAGGCGTAAATATCGACCACGTAGCCACGCTGCGCCAGCAACGGCACACCGATTATCCCGACCCCATCGAAGCGGCCCTGCGCGCCGAAGACGCTGGCGCCGACGTAATCACCCTGCATCTGCGCGAGGATCGGCGCCATATCCAGGACGACGACGTCCGTCGCCTGCGGCCGCTGCTGCGTACCCGGATGAACCTGGAATGCGCGGTCACTCGCGAAATGCTGGACATCGCCTGCGATGTACGCCCGCAGGACGTCTGCCTGGTGCCTGAAAAGCGCGCGGAACTGACCACGGAAGGCGGCCTGGATGTCGTCGGCGGCCTGGCTGCCGTCACCGGCGCCGTGTCGCAGCTGCACGATGCCGGCATCCGGGTGTCCCTGTTCATCGATCCCGACGCCGCGCAGATCGCCGCCGCCGCCCGCAGCGGGGCGCGCGTCGTCGAGCTGCACACCGGCGCCTACGCCGAGGCCGATGGCGATGCCGCCCAGGCCGAACTGGCGCGCATCCGGCGCGCCGTGGCCGAAGGGCTGCGCCATGGGCTGCAGGTCAATGCCGGGCACGGGCTGCACTACGGCAACGTCCAGCCGATTGCCGCGCTGGATGGCATCGCGGAACTGAATATCGGCCATGCCATCGTGGCGCGCGCGGTGTTCGACGGTTGGGAAAAAGCCGTGCGCGACATGAAGGCGCTGATGGTGCGGGCGCGCGTGGCACCGGATATCCGCTGATGCACCCGGCACATCCCATTGCCAGCCCGGCGGGCGCCATGCCGGCCATCGCCGGCATAGGCCTGGACCTGATACGCATCGATCGCATCGAGCGGGCGCTGCGGCGCCACGGCGACCGTTTCGCCGAAAAGGTGCTGGGCGAACAGGAACTGGCCAAATTCCATGCGCGGCGCGCACGCGATCCGCGCCGCGGCGTGCGCTTCCTGACCACCCGATTCGCGGTCAAGGAAGCCTTTTCCAAGGCCATAGGACTGGGCATGCGCATGCCCATGACATGGCGGCGCGTACAGACGCTGAACGCGCCCGGCGGGCGTCCCGTCCTGGTACTGTCGCCGGAGTTGCAGGCCTGGTACGAGCCCCGCTTCGGCGCCGCCCACGTATCGCTGACCGATGAGACCGACATGGCCGCCGCTTATGTGATCGTCGAACGGCGGACCGCGTGAGCACGCCGCCGTCGGTGCCATCGACGGCGTCGAAGCCGTCAAAGCCGTCGAATGGCGCCACGCAAGCCCATCGAACCCGCGGTCGCGGAAGGACACACAGGGCGGCATTTCGCCCATGAAGCCGGCGCGCCGCGCCGGACCCAGATCAGAGATCCCCATGCCACGTGAAAAGAAAAAATCCAGGAAAGATTCGCAGCCGCCCGGCCCCGTCATGGTCGACGTGGCCGGTCCCGTGCTGACCAAGGAAGAAAAAAAGCGCTTGCGCCATCCCCTGGTGGGCGGCGTCATCCTGTTCGCGCGCAACTTCCAGGACCGGCAGACCCTCTGCGAACTGACCGCCCGCATCCGCAAGGTGCGCGACGAACCGCTGCTGATCGCGGTGGATCATGAAGGCGGCCGCGTGCAGCGTTTCCGTTCCGATGGCTTCACGCCCTTGCCGGCGATGCGCGGCCTGGGCCGCGTATGGGACACCGATCCCTTGCTGGCGATGCGCCTGGCCACGGAAACCGGCTACGTGCTGGCGGCGGAGCTGCGCGCCTGCGGGGTGGACCTCAGCTTCACGCCGGTGCTGGACCTGGACTACGGCGTCAGCAAAGTGATCGGCGATCGCGCTTTCCATCGCGATGCGCGCGTGGTCGCCATGCTGGCGCGCGCCCTCATCCAGGGGCTAGGCCTGGCGGGCATGGCCGCGTGCGGCAAGCATTTCCCGGGGCACGGCTTCGTCAGCGCCGATTCGCACCACGAAATTCCCGTCGATCCGCGCAGCCTGGAGCGCGTGCTGCGCGAGGATTCCGCACCCTATGGCTGGCTGGGCGATCTGGTGCTGCCTTCGGTCATGCCGGCCCATGTGATCTATCCCAAGGTGGACGACAAGCCGGCCGGTTTTTCACGACGCTGGATCCAGGATATCCTGCGTGCCCGCATGGGCTACGATGGCGTGGTGTTTTCCGATGACCTGACCATGGAAGGGGCGTCGGTGGCGGGCGATATCCTGGCCCGCGCCAACGCCGCCCTGGGGGCCGGCTGCGACATGGTGCTGGTATGCAATCGGCCCGATATGGCCGACGACTTGCTGGATCGCCTGCGCCACGAATCCGACCCGCAATCCGTCGAACGCATACGCCGCCTGATGCCGCGCACCCCATCCGTGGCCTGGGATGATCTCCAGGCCGACCGCCGTTACCAGCATGCCCGAAGCCTTCAATCTCAAATCGTTTCTGGCTGACCTGCCGCATCTGCCGGGCGTGTACCGGCACATCGATGCGAATGGCGAAGTCATGTATGTGGGCAAGGCGCGCGACCTCAAGAAGCGCGTGTCTTCCTATTTCCAGAAGACCCTGACCAGCCCGCGCATCGCGCAGATGGTGGGCAAGGTCGCGCAGGTGGAAGTCACCGTCACGCGGTCCGAGGCCGAGGCCTTGATCCTGGAAAACAACCTGATCAAGAGCCTGCGTCCGCGATACAACATCCTGTTCCGCGACGACAAGTCCTATCCTTACCTGCTCATCACCGCGCATGACTGGCCGCGTATCGCGTACTACCGCGGATCGACCAACAAGCCCGGCCAGTTCTTCGGGCCGTTTCCCAATGCCTGGGCGGTGCGCGAAACCATCCAGATCCTGCAGAAGGTCTTCCGGCTGCGCACCTGCGAGGACACGGTATTCGCCAACCGCTCGCGGCCTTGCCTGCTGCACCAGATCGGCCGCTGTTCGGCGCCCTGCGTGGGCGCGGTACAGGCCGAGGACTATGCCAACGACGTCGCGCGCGCCGGCCGTTTCCTGAACGGCCAGGCGAAGGAAGTCATGCAGGACATCGAGGCCCGCATGCTGCGCGCTTCCGAAGCCCTTGAGTTCGAGACGGCCGCGGCGCTGCGCGACCAGATGGGATCGCTGGCGCGCGTGCTGCACCAGCAGACCATGGAGGACATGGGCGGCGAGGACTGCGACATCATCGCCGTGGCCGCGGCTGGCGGCCGGGTCTGCGTGAACCTGGCCATGGTGCGCGGCGGCCGCCATCTTGGCGACAAGCCTTTTTTTCCCACTCATGCCGAAGGCGAGTCGGCGCCCGACGTGCTGGAAGCCTTCGTCGGCCAGCACTACACGGACAATCCGCTGCCGCCGGTCATGGTGTGTTCGCATCCCTTGCCGGACGACGAGCTGCTCGCGCTGCTGGCGGAACAGGCTGGCACGCGCAGCCGCGTGCTGACGCGGCCGCAGGGCGTGCGCCGCTCCTGGCTGGAGCAGGCCACCCGCAACGCCGAAATGGCCCTGGCGCGGGCGCTGACCGAATCCGGCGCGCGCGCCGCACGCACGCTGGCGCTGGCCGAAACGTTGGACATGGATACCGACGAGGCCGCGCTGGACGGACTGCGCATCGAATGCTTCGACATCAGCCACACGGCGGGGGAAGCGACGCAGGCATCCTGCGTGGTGTTCGAGCACCACGAAATGCAGCCGTCGCTGTACCGGCGCTACAACATCGCCGGCATCACCCCGGGTGACGATTACGCAGCCATGCGGCAGGTCCTGACGCGCCGCTTCGCCAAGGTCGCCGACGGCGAAGCCCCGCTGCCGGGGCTGGTGCTCATCGATGGCGGCAAGGGCCAGGTGGAAGTCGCCCGCCAGGTTTTCGCCGAGCTGGGCCTGGACGTGCACGTGCTGGTCGGCGTGGCCAAGGGAGAGGGCCGCAAGGTGGGCCTGGAAACGCTGGTCTTCCCCGACGAGCGCGCGCCGGTGGCCCTGGGACCGGAATCGGCGGCGCTGATGCTGATCGCGCAGATCCGCGACGAAGCCCACCGTTTCGCCATCACCGGCATGCGGGCACGGCGCGCCAAGGCCCGCAACGTATCGCGGCTGGAGGAAATCGAAGGCGTCGGCGCGCGGCGGCGCCAGCGCCTGCTGGCGCGTTTCGGCGGGTTTTCCGGGGTATCGCGGGCCAGCATCGAGGATCTGGCGTCGGTGGACGGCATTTCCCAGGAACTGGCCGAGCGTATCTACGACGCGCTGCATTAGCGATGGACCCGGCCGGCCGCGCCTCGCCGGCCGCGCCTCGCCGGCCGCACCTGGTCACGGCGTCCGGCCCGCTCGTCCGGAAGATGACAGCCGGGTTGTGCGGGGCTGTTGTAGCATACGCCTCATCA
This genomic interval from Bordetella genomosp. 8 contains the following:
- a CDS encoding Bug family tripartite tricarboxylate transporter substrate binding protein — encoded protein: MAYRTRFAALGAALLALTLANPASADWPERPVTIIVPFPAGGGTDTFARPLAEQLRAQLGQTVVIDNKGGAGGTVGAAVAAKARPDGYTFFMGGAHHAVAPALYKQLSYDIQKDFIPVALLAQPPQVVVINASKLPVKTLQAFIAYAKERPGQINYGTAGKGSTHHLAGELFAMQTGIKLVDVPYQGAGPMLSALIGGQVEMAFDGLGSSSGHIRAGSIKPLAVAAAQRSPFFPDIPTAAESGVMNYEVSTWYALWAPAGTPRPAVDRMIREVTIALNTPKLKEQWASNGSATPDLTGPEFGKFVDAEVARWGKVVKDSGVTLE
- a CDS encoding aldo/keto reductase; the encoded protein is MQQRQLGRSGLTVPPLAFGGNVFGWTVGEAEAFSLLDAMVDAGLNFIDTADVYSRWAPGNRGGESEVIIGKWLAKSGKRDKVIIATKVGMEMGPKAKGLSPAYIARAVEDSLARLQTDYIDLYQSHRDDPDTPLTDTLAAYGKLRDQGKIRAIGASNYTAVRLSEALLFSERNGLPRYESIQPEYNMYSREPYESALQAVVTAQGLGTINYYALASGFLSGKYRTAADAGKSVRGKKIVETYLNDRGIRILDALDKAAEATGATPAQVALAWTIAQPGIAAPIASATSLAQLDDLVKAAYLTLPPEIMRSLDEASAWR
- a CDS encoding ABC transporter substrate-binding protein is translated as MSKTKSAAFAIAGALGLAAALHSGGAALSAPAGQKSVAVMAIVEHPALDAVRDGVKDALKAKGYDASKNLKWQYQSAQGNTGTAAQIARKFVGDRPDAIVAIATPAAQAVVAATKDIPVVYAAVTDPVAAQLVPSMGPSGTNVTGVSDALELDRQIDLIRKIVPNAKRVGIVYNPGEANSVVVVKQMQELLPKAGMSLVEAAAPRTVDVAAAARSLIGKVDVIYTSTDNNVVSAYESLVKVGTDAKIPLIAADNDSVKRGAIAAQGVDYYQLGQQVGDIVARILKGEKPGAIASATVNKVQLTLNPAAAQAQGVALPEALIKSAATVIK
- a CDS encoding ABC transporter permease, yielding MSFFSLLGALEIGLVFSLVALGVLISFRLLRFPDLTVDGSFPLGAAVAATMISAGFNPFAATGCAIMAGALAGWVTGWLNIKLRIMDLLASILVMIALYSINLRVMGRPNVPLITEPTVYTMLQPKWLSDYMARPLILLVVVIACKLLLDWFLSTELGLALRATGANPRMARAQGVNTGRLVLGGMALSNALVALAGALFAQAQGGADISMGLGTIVIGLAAVIVGESLLPARRIALATLAVILGAIVYRFFVTLALNIDFIGLQAQDLNLVTAVLVTIALVIPRLRRRRRPGQGA
- a CDS encoding ABC transporter ATP-binding protein encodes the protein MLTAHDLHITFNPGTPIETRALRGLSLHIPTGQFVTVIGSNGAGKSTFLNAVSGDQAVDSGRIEIDGRDMTRQPSWGRADYVARVFQDPMAGTCEDLTIEENMALAQARGARRGLRHAVKAAMRGGFRERLATLGLGLENRLGDRIGLLSGGQRQAVSLLMAALRPSRLLLLDEHTAALDPRTADFVLGLTARIVAENRLTTLMVTHSMRQALEVGDRTVMLHQGQVVLDVSGEERKGLSVSDLLAMFERVRGEKLADDALLLG
- a CDS encoding patatin-like phospholipase family protein, which gives rise to MVRSRRDKCAYGTVALVLQGGGALGSYQAGVYEGLHDDGLRPDWVSGISIGAINAAIIAGSPEGERVERLRGFWETICRSYGYENLPWGAWMNGRLAAASALLHGQPGFFKPRVPPPFFQQGIAATSYYDTSPLLETLRTYVDFGLLNKGTVRASFGAVNVRTGNFSYFDSTQCELTPHHVMASGALPPGFPPVEIDGEYYWDGGLVSNTPLYYVLTGSPMRDTLVFQVDLWPARGPLPANMDEVEERRKDIQYSSRTRLVTDTLKSNIKLREDLQRVLAMLPPQRRNAPDLAEIRRDAQIPAINVINLIYDTKNYERHSKDYEFGAEAMRDHWASGLADVRSTLGLPGVLDLPPEGEHFVTHDVHRPDNV
- a CDS encoding helix-turn-helix domain-containing protein yields the protein MPAREPWRVLYQGWVLVTPAGKRIHLTGTERACFICLLDNPKRELSRAAMSEFMTATNLRSVNVAISRLRKKVQESGERLPLHTVHGMGYVFVGELATQE
- a CDS encoding pyridoxine 5'-phosphate synthase; its protein translation is MIDLGVNIDHVATLRQQRHTDYPDPIEAALRAEDAGADVITLHLREDRRHIQDDDVRRLRPLLRTRMNLECAVTREMLDIACDVRPQDVCLVPEKRAELTTEGGLDVVGGLAAVTGAVSQLHDAGIRVSLFIDPDAAQIAAAARSGARVVELHTGAYAEADGDAAQAELARIRRAVAEGLRHGLQVNAGHGLHYGNVQPIAALDGIAELNIGHAIVARAVFDGWEKAVRDMKALMVRARVAPDIR
- the acpS gene encoding holo-ACP synthase, which codes for MHPAHPIASPAGAMPAIAGIGLDLIRIDRIERALRRHGDRFAEKVLGEQELAKFHARRARDPRRGVRFLTTRFAVKEAFSKAIGLGMRMPMTWRRVQTLNAPGGRPVLVLSPELQAWYEPRFGAAHVSLTDETDMAAAYVIVERRTA
- the nagZ gene encoding beta-N-acetylhexosaminidase, with translation MPREKKKSRKDSQPPGPVMVDVAGPVLTKEEKKRLRHPLVGGVILFARNFQDRQTLCELTARIRKVRDEPLLIAVDHEGGRVQRFRSDGFTPLPAMRGLGRVWDTDPLLAMRLATETGYVLAAELRACGVDLSFTPVLDLDYGVSKVIGDRAFHRDARVVAMLARALIQGLGLAGMAACGKHFPGHGFVSADSHHEIPVDPRSLERVLREDSAPYGWLGDLVLPSVMPAHVIYPKVDDKPAGFSRRWIQDILRARMGYDGVVFSDDLTMEGASVAGDILARANAALGAGCDMVLVCNRPDMADDLLDRLRHESDPQSVERIRRLMPRTPSVAWDDLQADRRYQHARSLQSQIVSG